In one Massilia endophytica genomic region, the following are encoded:
- a CDS encoding DNA alkylation repair protein, with protein sequence MDLLPSLDAALLPLADESRAAAMRAYMRDHFEFLGIPTPARRAAARPLLKAMKGAGAAALLEAAGELWARPQREYHYTALDMLAMHWKPLGEEHLPQLISLARRKSWWDTVDGIAGIVGDVLRREHHGMDEALAHSDFWVRRIALLHQLGWRGDTDTERLFRYALALSHEKEFFIQKAIGWALRDYAHHDPEAVRRFLAGDGMILAPLSRREAAKHL encoded by the coding sequence ATGGACCTGCTGCCGAGCCTCGATGCGGCCCTGCTGCCCCTGGCGGACGAAAGCAGGGCTGCCGCCATGCGCGCCTACATGCGTGACCATTTCGAGTTCCTCGGTATCCCCACACCGGCGCGGCGTGCCGCGGCCAGGCCGCTGCTCAAGGCGATGAAAGGCGCAGGCGCCGCTGCCCTGCTGGAAGCCGCCGGGGAACTCTGGGCCCGGCCGCAGCGCGAATACCACTACACCGCGCTGGATATGCTGGCCATGCACTGGAAGCCTCTCGGCGAGGAGCACCTGCCGCAACTGATCTCGCTGGCGCGGCGCAAATCCTGGTGGGACACGGTGGACGGCATTGCGGGCATCGTCGGCGACGTGCTGCGGCGCGAGCACCACGGAATGGACGAAGCGCTTGCGCATTCCGACTTCTGGGTGCGCCGCATCGCCCTCCTCCACCAGCTCGGATGGCGCGGCGATACGGACACGGAGCGCCTTTTCCGGTACGCCCTCGCGCTCTCGCACGAAAAGGAATTCTTCATCCAGAAAGCCATCGGCTGGGCGCTGCGCGACTACGCCCACCACGATCCCGAGGCCGTGCGGCGCTTCCTCGCGGGCGATGGCATGATATTGGCTCCGCTAAGCCGCCGCGAGGCCGCAAAACACTTGTGA
- a CDS encoding ABC transporter ATP-binding protein yields the protein MDAKIVISNIRKDFKALPVVDGVDLQIADGEFVAIVGPSGCGKSTLMKMIAGFEQPDSGEVKIDGVRVTRPSPKGIVISQHGSVFPWLTVQQNLMFGLNGDDHGEKAALADHYAEMVGLKGFENAYPHQLSGGMLKRAEIARALVVKPEILYMDEPFSALDALMNLKMRNELLRVLEEERHTVLLITHDVEEAIYLADRIMVLSPRPTKIQASFRVDHPHPRRLSSPDLQQLKEEILGQLGL from the coding sequence ATGGACGCTAAGATCGTCATCAGCAATATCCGCAAGGACTTCAAGGCGCTGCCAGTGGTGGACGGCGTCGACCTCCAGATCGCGGACGGGGAATTCGTCGCCATCGTCGGTCCCTCGGGCTGCGGCAAGTCGACGCTGATGAAAATGATCGCTGGCTTCGAGCAGCCGGACAGCGGCGAAGTGAAGATCGACGGCGTCCGCGTCACCCGCCCCAGCCCCAAGGGCATCGTGATCTCGCAGCACGGCTCCGTCTTCCCCTGGCTCACCGTCCAGCAGAACCTCATGTTCGGCCTGAACGGCGACGACCATGGGGAGAAGGCCGCGCTGGCCGACCACTATGCGGAAATGGTGGGCCTGAAGGGCTTCGAGAACGCCTACCCGCACCAGCTCTCGGGCGGCATGCTGAAGCGCGCCGAGATCGCGCGCGCCCTCGTGGTGAAGCCGGAAATCCTCTACATGGACGAGCCCTTCTCCGCCCTCGACGCACTCATGAACCTGAAGATGCGCAACGAGCTGCTGCGGGTGCTTGAGGAAGAGCGCCACACCGTTCTGCTCATCACGCACGACGTGGAAGAGGCCATTTACCTCGCGGACCGCATTATGGTGCTGTCGCCGCGGCCCACGAAAATCCAGGCGAGCTTCAGGGTGGATCATCCGCATCCGCGCAGGCTCTCCTCGCCGGACCTGCAACAGCTCAAGGAAGAGATTCTCGGCCAGCTGGGGCTGTAA